Proteins co-encoded in one Dyadobacter sp. CECT 9275 genomic window:
- a CDS encoding RagB/SusD family nutrient uptake outer membrane protein — MKKIYQVLMLAAIGNLALTSCTDNLELKPTSVISNASFWKTEDDAKGGTYGMYVTLRAQASKNLFLWGEGRSETVGSGVQGLDGRERYYLNTLDPTTPGPEWQGMYTVIHQCNLLLKYVPNITFTSEAVKNDMLAQAYTMRAYVYFTMTKTWGDLPLVLEPTEGFTPESIQKERTASADIFKQIKADIDKAIQLFPANTIPTGRFVWSKPSANALKGDVYLWTGKRAGGGNADITTALAALNEVKTADVVLLDNYASIFDYANKGNRETLFSIRFQQNEVTDNDFAAMYFSAAYIPNDIDAATSAAIGVANGNNFWAPTALFRDQFTTDDQRRNATFTEIYTSASGTRKFYGALQSKFKGFINSGVRLYLNDYIVYRYADILLMIAEAKNALGQDPSEEMNQVRKRAYGTALPNHLFVNGTKDANDDAILKERLLELGLEGKRWWDLIRFGKAFEKVPSLQSRAGQNYLLLFPISSNTLSLENKVKQNPGYN, encoded by the coding sequence ATGAAAAAGATATATCAAGTTTTAATGCTGGCAGCCATTGGTAATCTGGCGCTTACATCCTGCACGGATAACCTGGAACTTAAGCCTACAAGTGTGATCAGTAACGCATCTTTCTGGAAAACCGAGGATGATGCCAAAGGAGGTACCTACGGTATGTACGTTACTTTACGTGCCCAGGCAAGTAAAAACCTGTTTTTGTGGGGAGAAGGGAGAAGCGAAACCGTAGGCAGCGGTGTTCAGGGTCTCGACGGCCGTGAACGGTATTATCTTAACACCCTTGATCCAACCACGCCCGGTCCCGAGTGGCAGGGTATGTATACCGTGATACACCAGTGTAATCTGCTGCTGAAATACGTGCCAAACATTACGTTTACCTCGGAGGCAGTCAAAAATGATATGCTGGCCCAGGCTTACACGATGCGTGCCTATGTTTATTTCACCATGACCAAAACCTGGGGGGACTTGCCGCTGGTGCTTGAACCCACCGAGGGTTTCACACCGGAATCCATCCAGAAGGAAAGAACTGCCAGTGCGGATATTTTCAAGCAGATCAAAGCGGATATCGACAAGGCGATCCAGCTTTTCCCGGCGAATACCATACCCACAGGTCGTTTTGTCTGGTCGAAACCTTCGGCCAATGCGCTGAAAGGGGATGTATATCTCTGGACAGGAAAACGAGCTGGCGGCGGGAATGCGGATATCACCACTGCGCTGGCTGCTCTGAATGAGGTGAAAACAGCGGATGTAGTTCTCCTGGATAACTATGCCAGCATTTTTGATTATGCCAACAAAGGAAACCGGGAAACATTGTTTTCAATCCGTTTTCAGCAAAACGAGGTGACGGATAATGATTTTGCCGCCATGTATTTCTCCGCAGCCTATATTCCAAATGACATTGATGCAGCTACCTCGGCGGCAATCGGTGTGGCGAATGGCAACAACTTCTGGGCCCCTACGGCTTTGTTCCGCGACCAGTTCACCACAGATGATCAGCGGAGAAATGCTACTTTCACCGAAATATATACTTCGGCTTCGGGAACCAGGAAATTTTACGGAGCTCTTCAGTCCAAATTCAAAGGGTTTATTAATTCCGGTGTTCGTTTGTACCTCAATGATTATATTGTGTACCGATATGCCGACATTCTGTTGATGATTGCCGAAGCTAAAAATGCCTTGGGACAGGATCCTTCCGAAGAAATGAATCAGGTGCGCAAACGTGCTTACGGAACGGCATTGCCAAATCATCTTTTTGTGAATGGTACCAAAGATGCAAATGATGATGCTATCTTAAAAGAGCGCCTTTTAGAGCTTGGACTGGAAGGTAAACGCTGGTGGGATCTGATCCGTTTCGGAAAGGCATTTGAGAAGGTACCGTCGCTCCAGAGCCGTGCCGGGCAAAACTACCTGCTGCTCTTCCCGATCTCGTCGAACACACTCAGTCTGGAAAATAAAGTGAAACAAAATCCTGGCTATAATTAA
- a CDS encoding SusC/RagA family TonB-linked outer membrane protein produces the protein MKLMRKFYLPTIVFLAALWSCLGEAAAQQTVRGIVKSGEDNAPMPFVTVIVKGTQTGVNTDAQGQYSIAVTAGQSLIYSFVGYKSQEIAVNSQSEINVTLQAELKNLNEVLVVGYGRQSRENVTSSISKLDNKVLENISFANAGSALQGSIAGLRVQTTTGQPGAAPRIVLRGGTSINNPNGSAPLYIVDGVIRPNMNDISSEEIESMQVLKDAASTAIYGARASNGVVIITTKSGKAGKLKVSYQYNTSFSKLVNGYDLVSARDYITYQRLGVQATSKVTGNTAYLTNLSGKSGYGTGNDLTKTSPYTTQYLNNDNQHKLQEGWESMPDPIDPTKTIIFQGTNFEDILFRTGVTQNHHISLSGGSDKATFSAGVGYMDAQGITITTKYNRLTFDMNGDLYASDKLRFYSRLMYSNSGNNQVFSDNSIFERSIDVAPTTKYRYEDGTLAPGQGQSIGNPEYHLNKLKTKRNSENLSLAIGANWDILPGLTFAPQLSLYKTDGSNRSFQEAYFNGPATYVSTRTASGSYLSRTQYQADAVFSYAKSFQGKHNLDAKLGFSYFKRDTTGLSGTGQGASTDLIPTLNASAVPVAVGGYESQQALVGYFGNINYDFDQKYLVSLTARYDGASNLGANHQWGFFPGVSVGWNLHKEQFWTALPENLLRLKLRASYGVNGNISGLSDFQSQGQYSVGSQYGTNAAVTNTVLSNADLKWERSKTFDLGADIGLFGNRVNMLFDYYRRVTDNLLTDMSLPQSTGFSSIRTNLGSLENKGVELEVSARILPSSSSLSWDVSFNAAKTTQKILTLPSNGIANNRIGGIQVWDPALGALAWKGGLQEGGRVGDMYSYKQLGIYRTDEEAASAPVDNLISRANKTKYGGDVKWLDVDGNKIIDGTDRVYVGNPYPAWTGGFSNSLGYKGLNLFLRMDYTTGHTIYNYPRAQMVGQFQGDVGLSTEVLKSWKQPGDVTDIPKYYWADQNAQNNLYRGGVGVNGGNSFYYEKGDFLAVREVTLSYTLPKSILSKVKISNLRFNVTANNLHYFTKYKGLNPEDGGNDRGRYPIPRTIILGVNVSL, from the coding sequence ATGAAACTAATGCGAAAGTTTTATTTACCAACAATTGTTTTCCTGGCTGCTTTGTGGTCCTGTTTAGGTGAAGCAGCGGCTCAGCAGACCGTCCGGGGAATTGTGAAATCAGGGGAGGACAATGCACCGATGCCGTTTGTAACGGTGATTGTGAAAGGAACGCAGACAGGGGTAAATACCGATGCCCAGGGGCAGTACAGTATTGCAGTCACTGCCGGGCAAAGTCTGATATACAGTTTTGTGGGATACAAATCCCAGGAAATAGCAGTGAATTCCCAGTCGGAAATTAACGTAACGCTGCAGGCGGAGCTTAAAAACCTGAACGAAGTACTTGTGGTAGGTTATGGCCGTCAGTCGCGTGAGAATGTTACCTCATCCATTTCCAAGCTGGACAATAAGGTGCTTGAAAACATATCGTTTGCCAATGCGGGGTCGGCCCTGCAAGGCTCCATTGCGGGCTTAAGGGTACAGACCACCACCGGCCAGCCGGGTGCAGCACCCAGGATCGTGCTCCGTGGCGGTACATCCATTAATAACCCTAATGGCTCGGCACCTTTATATATTGTGGATGGCGTGATCCGTCCCAATATGAATGATATCAGTTCCGAGGAAATCGAATCCATGCAGGTTCTGAAAGATGCCGCATCAACCGCGATATATGGTGCCCGCGCTTCCAACGGGGTTGTGATCATCACCACAAAGTCGGGTAAGGCAGGTAAATTAAAGGTATCCTATCAGTACAATACTTCTTTTTCCAAACTGGTCAACGGTTATGACCTGGTATCTGCAAGGGACTATATCACCTATCAGCGCCTGGGGGTACAGGCAACTTCCAAGGTAACGGGCAACACGGCTTACCTGACCAATTTGTCGGGGAAATCAGGCTACGGTACCGGCAACGATCTGACAAAGACGTCACCTTATACCACTCAATATCTTAACAATGATAACCAGCATAAGTTACAGGAAGGCTGGGAGAGTATGCCCGACCCGATTGACCCTACCAAAACGATCATTTTTCAGGGTACCAATTTTGAAGATATCCTTTTCCGGACAGGTGTGACCCAGAATCATCATATTTCGCTGTCGGGTGGAAGTGATAAAGCTACTTTCAGTGCCGGAGTGGGGTATATGGATGCGCAGGGAATCACGATCACCACCAAGTATAATCGCCTTACGTTTGACATGAACGGCGATTTGTATGCCAGTGACAAGCTACGTTTTTATTCAAGGCTGATGTATTCCAATTCTGGAAATAATCAGGTTTTCTCGGATAACAGCATTTTTGAAAGATCTATTGACGTAGCACCTACTACTAAATACAGGTACGAAGATGGAACGTTAGCACCCGGGCAGGGGCAGTCCATTGGGAATCCGGAGTATCATTTAAATAAACTTAAAACCAAAAGGAATTCGGAGAACCTGTCGCTTGCGATCGGCGCCAACTGGGATATTTTACCTGGCCTGACTTTCGCACCACAGTTATCTCTTTACAAAACCGATGGTTCCAACCGCTCTTTCCAGGAAGCTTATTTCAACGGACCGGCAACCTACGTTTCTACCAGAACGGCTTCTGGCTCTTACCTTTCCAGAACCCAATACCAGGCCGACGCGGTATTCTCGTATGCAAAATCTTTTCAGGGAAAACATAATCTGGACGCGAAACTCGGATTTTCTTATTTCAAAAGAGATACCACAGGATTGTCGGGGACTGGCCAGGGCGCATCTACCGACCTTATTCCTACACTGAATGCTTCGGCTGTGCCGGTAGCCGTTGGCGGATATGAAAGTCAGCAGGCGCTGGTGGGGTATTTTGGAAACATCAATTATGATTTTGATCAAAAGTACCTGGTGTCACTCACTGCCAGATATGACGGTGCATCCAATCTGGGTGCCAATCATCAGTGGGGATTTTTCCCCGGGGTGTCCGTAGGCTGGAACTTACATAAGGAGCAATTCTGGACCGCCTTGCCCGAAAACCTGCTGCGTCTGAAACTGAGAGCCAGCTATGGTGTTAACGGAAATATCAGCGGACTTTCCGATTTCCAGTCACAGGGGCAGTATAGTGTGGGATCCCAGTACGGGACCAACGCAGCAGTAACCAATACCGTTCTTTCCAACGCCGACCTGAAATGGGAAAGGTCCAAAACATTTGACCTGGGCGCTGATATAGGCCTCTTCGGCAACAGGGTGAATATGCTTTTTGATTACTATCGCCGCGTAACGGACAATCTGCTGACCGACATGAGCCTGCCGCAATCTACCGGTTTTTCAAGTATCCGTACCAACCTCGGAAGCCTTGAAAATAAGGGTGTGGAGCTCGAAGTAAGCGCAAGGATCCTGCCTTCTTCCTCTTCACTGAGCTGGGATGTTTCGTTCAATGCAGCCAAGACTACTCAGAAAATCCTGACGTTGCCATCCAATGGCATCGCCAACAACCGCATTGGCGGTATACAGGTGTGGGACCCCGCTTTGGGTGCGCTGGCCTGGAAAGGCGGACTCCAGGAAGGCGGAAGAGTAGGGGATATGTACTCGTACAAACAACTGGGGATATACAGAACGGACGAGGAAGCTGCCTCCGCTCCGGTTGACAATCTGATATCCAGAGCCAATAAAACCAAATACGGCGGTGACGTAAAATGGCTGGATGTTGATGGTAACAAGATCATTGATGGTACCGACAGGGTGTATGTCGGCAATCCGTACCCGGCCTGGACGGGCGGATTCAGCAACTCGCTGGGGTATAAGGGGCTCAACCTGTTCCTAAGAATGGACTATACCACAGGACATACGATCTACAATTATCCCCGTGCGCAAATGGTGGGCCAGTTTCAGGGAGACGTAGGCCTTTCAACGGAGGTTTTGAAATCATGGAAGCAGCCGGGAGATGTTACGGACATTCCGAAATATTACTGGGCGGATCAGAATGCACAGAATAATCTTTACCGGGGTGGTGTAGGTGTAAACGGCGGGAATTCATTCTACTATGAAAAAGGCGATTTTCTGGCGGTGCGCGAGGTTACTCTGAGTTATACCCTTCCGAAAAGCATATTGTCTAAAGTGAAGATCAGTAACCTCCGGTTTAATGTGACGGCCAATAACCTTCATTATTTCACCAAGTACAAAGGGCTGAATCCTGAGGATGGCGGTAATGACCGCGGAAGGTATCCCATTCCACGTACGATCATTCTTGGTGTAAATGTTTCTCTCTAA
- a CDS encoding FadR/GntR family transcriptional regulator encodes MTEPKSNTLEPLESLSMTDRVENILREYFTENGFKPGDSLPNEIEISQKLNVSRNVVREALSRLRMLGMIETRPRRGMIMAQPDLLAGIEKVLNPLLLSQDNLKDIFELRLILEMGISEFLFARKTEKDLDELEAIVKRQKDLTVVSKEEEVAFHGKLYEMTGNDTFQRFQTLLMPIFEHVFTGYYNQETHVDIPNRVTHHDLFMLLKHGTQEEFRKGMYTHLAVYFATITDR; translated from the coding sequence ATGACCGAACCAAAATCCAATACACTCGAACCTCTGGAATCTCTGTCGATGACGGACAGAGTTGAAAATATCCTCCGCGAATACTTTACAGAAAACGGCTTCAAACCCGGTGATTCTCTCCCCAATGAAATTGAAATATCTCAGAAACTGAACGTTAGCCGTAACGTGGTAAGAGAAGCCCTGAGCCGCCTGAGAATGTTGGGCATGATTGAAACCAGGCCCAGAAGGGGAATGATCATGGCACAGCCCGATCTGCTGGCGGGAATCGAAAAAGTACTCAATCCACTGCTGCTCAGCCAGGACAACCTCAAAGATATATTTGAACTCCGTCTGATACTGGAAATGGGGATCTCGGAATTCCTGTTTGCCAGAAAAACAGAAAAAGATCTTGACGAACTGGAAGCGATCGTTAAAAGGCAGAAAGACCTGACGGTTGTTTCAAAAGAAGAAGAAGTGGCGTTTCACGGAAAACTTTATGAAATGACCGGAAATGATACTTTCCAAAGATTCCAGACATTACTCATGCCCATTTTTGAACATGTTTTTACCGGATATTACAACCAGGAAACCCACGTGGATATACCCAACCGCGTAACACATCACGATTTATTCATGCTGCTCAAACATGGTACGCAGGAAGAATTCCGCAAGGGAATGTATACTCACCTGGCCGTGTATTTCGCTACCATTACCGACAGGTAA
- a CDS encoding FAD:protein FMN transferase, translating to MGVSQTRQSLGRLVSLCGVILLSVSWVRESLALLPFHITGTAQGTTYSVTFFCEREKIKKPQLDSIFRALDQSLSTYKPSSLISRFNNADTTLVTDEHLFRVVRKSLEIYRDTDGAFDITVLPLMYAWGFGTRKPATFPDSAEISSLLDCVGSDKIRLNGRLLSKTIPCLQMDVNGIAQGYSVDVIAAFLETQGIANYLVEVGGEIRVKGRKYPEDKLMSVGIERPSKKSFENTDIGKIVQMKQGAITTSGNYRQYQVMGSKRISHIVNPKTGYTSQSDIISVTVIAEDAITADGYDNALVVMGLTKSLDFLNKHKNLDAYFIYQKPDGTVSDTASAGFYKYFR from the coding sequence ATGGGAGTATCACAAACCAGGCAATCACTGGGCAGGCTTGTATCTTTGTGCGGCGTCATTCTGCTTTCTGTTTCCTGGGTGCGTGAAAGTCTTGCCCTCCTTCCGTTTCATATTACGGGAACGGCGCAGGGTACTACCTATTCGGTTACTTTTTTTTGTGAAAGGGAAAAAATAAAAAAACCACAGCTGGACAGTATTTTCCGGGCTCTTGACCAATCTCTTTCTACCTACAAGCCTTCTTCTCTGATCAGCCGCTTCAACAACGCTGACACAACCCTGGTGACGGACGAGCATCTCTTTAGGGTAGTCAGGAAATCACTGGAAATTTACCGGGATACCGATGGCGCTTTTGATATAACCGTTCTGCCACTTATGTATGCCTGGGGATTTGGTACCAGGAAACCCGCCACATTTCCTGACTCGGCGGAAATCAGCTCCTTGCTTGACTGTGTTGGTTCCGACAAAATCAGGCTGAATGGGCGTTTGCTGTCTAAAACAATTCCCTGCCTGCAGATGGACGTCAACGGTATTGCGCAGGGTTACAGTGTTGATGTGATAGCCGCCTTTTTGGAAACCCAGGGAATTGCCAACTACCTGGTTGAAGTCGGTGGAGAGATCAGGGTGAAGGGAAGAAAATACCCGGAAGATAAACTTATGTCCGTTGGTATTGAAAGGCCTTCAAAAAAGAGTTTTGAAAATACAGACATTGGCAAGATAGTCCAGATGAAACAGGGTGCTATTACAACCTCGGGAAATTACCGGCAATACCAGGTGATGGGATCCAAAAGGATTTCTCATATCGTAAATCCCAAAACCGGGTATACTTCACAAAGTGATATCATCAGCGTAACCGTGATTGCCGAAGATGCTATCACTGCCGATGGCTACGACAATGCACTGGTTGTGATGGGCTTAACCAAATCGCTGGATTTTTTAAATAAGCACAAAAATCTCGACGCTTATTTTATCTACCAAAAACCTGACGGTACCGTTTCGGATACTGCTTCTGCTGGATTTTACAAATATTTCAGATAA
- a CDS encoding SusC/RagA family TonB-linked outer membrane protein — protein MKFYKHLLLVLLLLGPACLYAQNLRNVSGNVTDSLNTQGLPGVTVVVKGTQRGTTTDAEGHYTIQAAQSEVLSFSFVGYVLKEVPVGTRSVIDISMAPSVNALDELVVVGYGTMKKSDLTGAVIRLDAKTFKNQPMTQLSDMLTGTVAGFNANQGTTASGGSSLQIRGPKSLNASSNPMVVMDGVIFNGSVADINPADIETMDILKDASSAAVFGARAAGGVILITTKKGTTGKPVINFSANVGVTETVNDFKPFDKDGYLTFRRDLLKATNPNNPSYYYDNPGRLPSGVTLEQWRSASNNPQADNTQEWLGRLRFFPIETENYLAGKTVDWYNEVIQKGLRQNYDVSIGGGSKNVTYYWSLGYQNNEGVIRGDKFSTIRSRLNVDFKVTDWLNVGVNTQFADRDESTVLASLSQMFVMSPYGSMFDANGDVSWYPNSFAVANPLINYYGQDRLRKINTLFASMFAKIKLPFGFDYKISFQPRYQALKDYNFWSSKTLEGGSTRSNGYGTREDSSTYEWILDNLLHWNKEFGIHRFDLTLLYSSERNRGWSSVITNQTYVPNQNLGFHGLQYGTSPAVSTDDSQITGDAAMARLNYTLLDKYLFTASVRRDGFSAFGTKQPRATFPAAAVAWKISEEKFFGLDFVSQMKLRLSWGVNGNRDIGAYSALAQLLSTQYYDGSNVQVGVYNSSLANPNLVWEKTKSINMGMDVSFLKNRLDVSMEYYDMTTTDLLMNRLLPEITGFKNITSNLGQLGNRGFEMTINTVNTEKRNFSWRSSLVFSFNRNKIKRLFGDYKEETVDGKTVKRELPDYTNEWFPGQALDRVWNYDVTGIWQVSEKDAAAVYKLQPGDFKATDADGNGKYEALADKMFIGYRQPRFRIGLRNEFTFLKNFSGSIFLRSELGHIAPFDEGLRTGGSDTYDRRNTHDFPYWTPENPINDYARLNTNTNVFGGGIKIYKPLSFLRVQDVNLAYALPASLAQRIKVNNLRVYVSARNLFTFTKWPGWDPEGWSSATVPANLPMPKNFTVGLNMSL, from the coding sequence ATGAAATTTTACAAACACCTGCTGCTGGTACTGCTCTTGCTAGGACCTGCATGCCTTTACGCTCAAAATCTCAGGAACGTTTCCGGTAACGTAACCGACAGCCTCAATACCCAAGGCCTGCCCGGTGTAACCGTTGTGGTAAAAGGAACACAGAGAGGAACTACTACCGATGCCGAAGGACATTATACCATCCAGGCTGCACAGAGTGAGGTTCTTTCATTCAGTTTTGTAGGTTATGTACTAAAAGAAGTACCTGTTGGGACACGGTCTGTCATTGACATTTCCATGGCACCCAGCGTAAACGCACTGGACGAACTGGTGGTGGTAGGTTACGGTACTATGAAAAAAAGTGACCTGACCGGTGCAGTGATCCGGCTGGACGCCAAAACGTTTAAAAACCAGCCTATGACACAACTATCTGATATGCTCACAGGCACGGTTGCCGGTTTCAATGCCAATCAGGGAACTACTGCTTCCGGGGGAAGTTCTTTGCAAATCAGGGGGCCTAAATCACTGAATGCATCCTCCAACCCGATGGTGGTAATGGACGGAGTGATTTTTAACGGAAGCGTGGCAGATATTAACCCTGCTGACATAGAAACCATGGATATCCTCAAAGACGCTAGTTCGGCAGCAGTGTTTGGCGCAAGGGCAGCTGGTGGGGTGATCCTGATCACAACCAAAAAAGGGACAACAGGAAAGCCCGTTATCAACTTCTCGGCAAATGTTGGCGTGACCGAAACCGTTAACGATTTTAAGCCTTTTGACAAAGACGGATATCTCACTTTCAGGAGGGATTTGCTGAAAGCCACCAACCCCAACAACCCCTCCTACTATTACGACAACCCTGGCCGGCTACCATCCGGTGTAACGCTGGAGCAGTGGAGGAGCGCCAGTAATAACCCCCAGGCCGACAACACCCAGGAATGGCTTGGCAGGCTCCGTTTCTTCCCGATCGAAACAGAAAACTACCTGGCAGGCAAAACCGTGGACTGGTACAATGAAGTGATCCAAAAAGGTTTACGTCAGAATTATGATGTCAGCATCGGCGGAGGATCCAAAAATGTTACTTACTACTGGTCTCTGGGGTACCAGAATAATGAGGGGGTGATCCGCGGAGACAAGTTCTCTACCATCCGTTCCAGGTTAAATGTTGACTTCAAGGTAACCGATTGGCTGAACGTGGGTGTGAATACCCAATTTGCCGACCGGGATGAAAGTACAGTACTGGCAAGCCTGTCCCAGATGTTTGTCATGAGTCCCTATGGGTCTATGTTTGATGCCAATGGAGATGTATCCTGGTACCCCAACAGTTTTGCCGTTGCCAACCCGCTGATCAACTATTATGGTCAGGACCGCCTCAGAAAAATAAATACACTTTTCGCATCCATGTTCGCGAAAATTAAACTGCCATTCGGCTTTGATTATAAAATATCATTTCAGCCACGTTACCAGGCTTTGAAGGATTACAACTTCTGGTCATCCAAAACGCTGGAAGGAGGATCCACCCGTTCCAATGGCTATGGTACCCGCGAAGACTCCTCTACCTATGAATGGATTCTGGACAACCTGCTTCACTGGAACAAGGAGTTTGGCATCCATCGTTTTGACCTTACCCTTCTTTACAGTTCGGAACGAAACCGCGGGTGGTCTTCTGTTATCACCAATCAGACCTATGTCCCCAATCAGAACCTTGGATTTCATGGCTTGCAATATGGTACAAGCCCCGCAGTTTCAACCGACGATAGCCAGATTACCGGTGATGCCGCCATGGCCCGCCTCAATTACACCCTGCTCGACAAGTACCTGTTTACGGCGTCCGTTCGTCGGGATGGCTTCTCTGCCTTTGGCACCAAACAACCACGGGCAACTTTCCCGGCAGCAGCAGTGGCCTGGAAGATATCGGAAGAGAAGTTTTTCGGCCTGGATTTCGTAAGCCAGATGAAACTGAGGTTGTCCTGGGGTGTGAACGGAAACAGGGACATTGGTGCCTATTCCGCACTTGCCCAGTTGTTGTCAACCCAATACTATGATGGTTCCAATGTGCAGGTGGGTGTGTATAACAGCTCTCTGGCCAACCCTAACCTGGTTTGGGAAAAAACAAAGTCCATTAATATGGGTATGGATGTAAGCTTTCTTAAAAACCGGCTGGATGTAAGTATGGAATACTACGACATGACCACTACTGACCTGCTCATGAACCGGCTTCTTCCCGAAATCACCGGATTTAAGAACATTACATCCAACCTGGGACAGCTGGGTAACCGTGGTTTTGAGATGACCATCAATACCGTTAACACTGAGAAAAGAAATTTCAGCTGGCGTTCGAGCCTGGTATTCTCTTTCAACAGGAATAAAATCAAAAGACTTTTCGGAGATTACAAGGAAGAAACCGTGGATGGCAAAACCGTGAAAAGAGAACTTCCGGACTATACCAACGAATGGTTTCCGGGCCAGGCGCTGGACCGGGTCTGGAACTACGACGTAACGGGTATCTGGCAGGTCAGTGAAAAAGATGCGGCAGCGGTTTACAAACTTCAACCCGGGGATTTTAAAGCAACAGATGCCGACGGAAACGGAAAGTATGAGGCCCTGGCAGACAAAATGTTCATCGGCTACCGCCAGCCACGGTTCCGTATCGGACTGAGAAATGAATTTACTTTCCTGAAAAATTTCTCTGGTTCTATCTTTCTGCGAAGCGAACTGGGACATATCGCTCCTTTTGATGAAGGCCTCAGAACAGGTGGCTCGGACACTTATGACAGACGGAATACCCATGATTTCCCCTATTGGACGCCTGAAAACCCAATCAACGATTATGCCCGCCTCAATACCAACACCAACGTTTTTGGAGGTGGTATTAAAATATACAAACCCCTTTCCTTTTTGCGCGTACAGGATGTCAACCTGGCTTATGCCCTGCCCGCTTCGCTGGCTCAGCGCATAAAAGTGAACAACCTGCGCGTGTACGTATCGGCCCGTAACCTTTTCACTTTTACCAAATGGCCAGGATGGGATCCGGAAGGCTGGTCTTCCGCCACGGTTCCGGCCAATCTGCCCATGCCCAAGAACTTCACCGTTGGTTTGAACATGTCATTATAG